One window of Bacillus sp. THAF10 genomic DNA carries:
- a CDS encoding anti-sigma factor, with product MKCIEFDQLAAYVDGVLDQEEKLKIEKHLEFCPSCRAVVETLQKEDSFLEQAINSPVLPAGFDEEVLSKLEPYQPKKKKWNWPYQLITAASIVLAFGVGAAFYGGIQQESGGSASKVPVEAEKEIPYQDQIIVNAKEVSASPLKIEIFYEVKPSEAVLEEFLKKNKVTHLSQVNKEYWPFPRIKLTDGNGLELPMAEISSYDQDSLVLKPAEMENLPDKINVEMEFKELYMTSGNWKVQVPIDLTESKATVSNQSIQEKFEFDTFQAEILEWKYAHNSNRISVQTSYTEAEKERLQTILQARGDESKFYPFIEPEMLVMTEDGKKLVIGGRVVHSERGKAFRTEFEFLNRTEGIALNENIELEEKLLLRLEGFRLQEPENTQFDLTDQSKNVQVNDWTIDSVTTKPGNGSTKVVTIKGKTTIQSIETMITEIKTDKEWVSPDILPIVVEPDGTFTIETTLPNSTTIYFLDIQILNIWKPVDEEVFVFKR from the coding sequence ATGAAATGTATCGAATTTGATCAGCTTGCAGCCTATGTGGACGGCGTACTGGATCAAGAAGAAAAACTCAAAATCGAAAAGCATCTCGAATTTTGCCCTTCTTGCCGAGCTGTGGTAGAAACCTTGCAAAAAGAAGATAGTTTTCTCGAACAAGCCATCAACTCTCCAGTGCTCCCCGCAGGATTTGATGAGGAAGTGTTAAGCAAATTGGAGCCTTACCAACCGAAAAAGAAAAAATGGAACTGGCCCTATCAGCTGATTACTGCAGCGAGTATTGTGCTGGCATTTGGTGTAGGAGCGGCATTTTATGGGGGAATTCAGCAGGAATCTGGGGGGAGTGCTTCAAAGGTTCCTGTTGAGGCAGAGAAAGAAATCCCTTACCAAGATCAAATCATTGTAAACGCTAAAGAGGTTAGTGCAAGTCCGTTAAAGATAGAGATTTTCTATGAAGTGAAACCGAGTGAAGCGGTGCTAGAGGAATTTTTGAAAAAAAATAAGGTGACCCATCTTAGTCAGGTGAACAAGGAATATTGGCCGTTTCCTAGAATTAAGCTCACGGATGGAAACGGTTTGGAATTGCCGATGGCGGAAATTTCATCATATGATCAAGATTCATTAGTGCTCAAGCCTGCAGAAATGGAAAATCTTCCAGACAAAATTAATGTTGAAATGGAATTCAAGGAATTATATATGACTAGCGGAAATTGGAAAGTGCAGGTTCCGATTGATCTAACGGAGAGCAAAGCAACAGTTTCCAACCAATCAATCCAAGAGAAGTTTGAGTTTGATACGTTCCAAGCTGAAATTTTAGAATGGAAATACGCACATAACTCTAACAGAATATCCGTGCAAACCTCTTACACCGAAGCGGAAAAAGAGCGCCTGCAAACTATTCTCCAGGCTCGGGGAGATGAATCTAAATTTTATCCATTTATTGAACCGGAAATGTTGGTTATGACAGAAGATGGGAAGAAGTTGGTCATTGGTGGAAGAGTCGTACATTCAGAGAGAGGGAAAGCTTTTAGAACAGAGTTTGAATTTCTCAACCGCACGGAGGGAATAGCGTTAAACGAAAACATCGAATTGGAGGAAAAACTGCTGCTTCGGCTCGAGGGCTTCCGTCTTCAAGAACCGGAGAACACGCAGTTTGACCTAACAGATCAATCAAAAAATGTGCAGGTGAATGACTGGACCATTGATTCTGTCACGACAAAACCAGGAAACGGTAGCACAAAGGTTGTCACCATTAAAGGAAAAACAACCATCCAGAGCATCGAAACCATGATAACCGAAATCAAAACCGACAAAGAATGGGTATCACCAGACATTCTCCCAATCGTAGTCGAACCAGATGGGACGTTCACCATTGAAACCACCCTGCCAAACAGCACCACCATATACTTTTTAGACATCCAAATCCTTAACATATGGAAACCTGTTGATGAAGAGGTTTTCGTGTTTAAAAGATAG
- a CDS encoding RNA polymerase sigma factor, producing MQQQDDGYFVEQVLAGNKQAYAFIINRYKNRLFAVVLRMVKNPEDAKDLVQECFIKVYQQLDKFDQKGSFSSWLYRVSVNHCMDTFRKKKLDAVEFIDEKESSSLTPEVVYLQKEKYKHLEQLLAILPKEDRLILLLKYTNDLSYEEIGEMLDIPVQTVANKIHRAKKKMRDSMQRKEGGYFHEMYRI from the coding sequence TTGCAGCAGCAGGATGATGGTTATTTTGTGGAGCAGGTGCTTGCGGGGAATAAGCAGGCGTATGCATTTATAATAAATCGGTATAAGAACAGGCTTTTTGCGGTGGTGCTAAGGATGGTGAAGAATCCAGAAGACGCAAAGGACCTTGTGCAGGAATGCTTTATTAAGGTGTATCAGCAGCTTGATAAATTTGATCAAAAGGGGAGTTTTTCTAGCTGGTTATACCGGGTTTCCGTAAATCATTGTATGGATACCTTCCGAAAAAAGAAGCTAGATGCGGTCGAATTTATTGATGAAAAAGAAAGCAGCAGCCTCACGCCAGAAGTGGTTTATCTTCAAAAGGAAAAATACAAGCACCTTGAGCAGCTCTTGGCTATTTTGCCAAAGGAAGATCGCCTCATCCTTCTTCTAAAATACACGAACGACTTAAGCTATGAGGAAATTGGAGAAATGCTTGATATCCCGGTGCAAACCGTGGCAAATAAAATTCACCGAGCGAAGAAAAAAATGAGAGACAGTATGCAGCGCAAGGAAGGGGGCTATTTTCATGAAATGTATCGAATTTGA
- a CDS encoding anti-sigma factor has translation MKCITFDKLAAFVDGLLLQEEEKQINEHIEFCPACLEVVKALRTEDAFLEEAIHSPFLPDDFDEKVLSKLEPYQPKKRKRNWVYPVITAASLLLALSLFAAFYTAFKDGPPKSTDQTPIEENNDNPIEETEEITEEEDLEPPAPPLPEEEEEEPEEEPSETTLLTDEEISETIIRLTESIKQTFFDLGQQYRWTNQKNPPDYSILRAELEPYATTSFLDGELKRVSELAYCECDIKLFPEPDFDIRMQIEEKTENRITVSSVYLENMLHIGSTSIFTIVKEDGKWVFDHWESVATEDRKMNLTAAELEIAYNWNDNGSEIINTVEDNGRKLYILYTPNDSEGTKVRGVYADNSRITFDVKESWIPQVYSEDPSFKVEGLWTEETANHELQITNSTKEGFQFSINTESDGIPVEMNGEAHYIKEEVALFYDNSSCRIAFTITETGIEVDETYACSSYHGSVHFFEGIYGRVEEE, from the coding sequence ATGAAATGTATCACATTCGATAAGCTTGCAGCATTTGTGGATGGTTTGCTTTTACAAGAAGAAGAAAAACAAATTAACGAGCATATTGAATTCTGTCCTGCGTGCCTTGAGGTAGTGAAAGCCTTACGAACAGAGGATGCTTTTCTTGAAGAAGCCATTCACTCGCCTTTTCTCCCCGATGATTTTGATGAAAAAGTCTTAAGTAAACTGGAGCCTTATCAACCTAAAAAGAGAAAACGTAATTGGGTTTATCCTGTTATAACTGCCGCTAGTCTCCTTTTAGCACTCAGTTTGTTTGCAGCATTTTACACTGCATTTAAGGACGGTCCTCCAAAATCTACTGACCAAACGCCAATAGAAGAAAACAATGATAACCCGATTGAGGAGACAGAAGAGATTACAGAGGAAGAGGATTTAGAACCACCTGCTCCTCCTCTCCCTGAAGAAGAAGAAGAGGAGCCCGAAGAAGAACCTTCTGAAACGACCCTGTTAACGGATGAGGAAATTTCTGAAACTATTATTAGATTAACTGAATCGATTAAACAAACTTTTTTTGATTTAGGTCAGCAATATCGTTGGACAAATCAAAAAAATCCTCCTGACTATTCCATTTTGCGTGCAGAACTAGAGCCGTATGCCACAACAAGCTTTTTAGATGGAGAACTGAAAAGGGTATCAGAACTTGCTTATTGTGAATGCGACATTAAGTTGTTTCCAGAGCCAGATTTTGATATTAGAATGCAAATCGAAGAAAAAACTGAAAATCGTATTACTGTGTCCTCTGTCTATCTAGAAAATATGCTTCACATAGGATCTACTTCTATTTTTACCATCGTAAAAGAAGATGGAAAATGGGTGTTTGATCATTGGGAGTCCGTAGCAACGGAGGATCGGAAGATGAACTTAACCGCTGCTGAGTTAGAGATAGCTTACAACTGGAATGATAACGGTAGCGAAATCATTAACACAGTGGAGGATAATGGACGGAAGCTCTATATTCTTTATACTCCGAATGATTCAGAGGGAACGAAGGTGCGGGGAGTATATGCGGATAATTCTAGAATAACCTTTGATGTGAAAGAAAGTTGGATACCACAAGTTTATTCTGAAGATCCATCTTTTAAAGTGGAAGGATTGTGGACGGAAGAAACGGCAAACCATGAGCTTCAGATTACAAACAGCACAAAGGAGGGCTTTCAATTCTCCATAAATACAGAATCAGATGGAATCCCCGTTGAAATGAACGGGGAAGCACATTACATCAAAGAAGAAGTGGCCCTCTTTTACGACAATAGTAGCTGCAGAATAGCATTTACAATAACAGAAACAGGAATAGAAGTAGACGAAACCTACGCGTGTTCCTCCTATCATGGTTCTGTACACTTTTTTGAAGGGATATACGGAAGAGTAGAGGAAGAATAA
- a CDS encoding RNA polymerase sigma factor — MEQDDLYYVDSVLKGNKQAYSFIINRYKNRLYAVILRMVKNPDDAQDLVQECFIKAYEQLAKYDQKGSFPGWLYRVSVNHCMDYFRKKKLEMVEFSEDHGGVNVTPEIAYLQKEKYMHLEKLLAHLSKEDRLIILLKYTKDLTYEEIGQLLEIPVQSVANKIHRAKKKMREKMEQKEGGYFHEMYHIR; from the coding sequence TTGGAGCAGGATGATTTGTATTATGTGGATAGTGTGCTTAAGGGGAATAAGCAGGCGTATTCTTTTATTATAAATCGCTATAAGAATAGGCTTTACGCCGTGATTCTGCGTATGGTGAAGAATCCTGATGACGCGCAGGATTTAGTGCAGGAGTGCTTTATTAAAGCATATGAACAGCTTGCTAAATACGATCAGAAGGGAAGCTTTCCGGGCTGGCTTTACCGAGTTTCTGTGAATCATTGTATGGATTATTTTCGGAAAAAGAAGCTAGAAATGGTGGAATTCTCAGAGGATCATGGGGGAGTAAATGTCACTCCAGAAATTGCTTATCTACAAAAGGAAAAATACATGCATTTGGAGAAGCTATTGGCCCATTTATCTAAGGAGGATCGCCTCATCATTCTTTTAAAATATACAAAAGACTTAACCTATGAAGAGATAGGACAATTGCTTGAAATTCCTGTTCAATCTGTGGCAAATAAAATTCACAGGGCGAAGAAAAAAATGAGGGAGAAAATGGAGCAGAAGGAAGGAGGGTATTTTCATGAAATGTATCACATTCGATAA
- a CDS encoding nuclear transport factor 2 family protein yields the protein MKTMNANKDQAISFLTLIVEGRISEAFERYSGPDFLHHNPYFKGDAHSLMVAMEENAKESPNKTMEIHHAVEENNTVVIHSHIKQHHEDLGAAVVHIFRFHDNKIAEVWDTGQAVPQDSPNENGMF from the coding sequence ATGAAAACAATGAACGCAAACAAGGATCAAGCCATTTCATTTCTAACATTAATTGTGGAGGGAAGAATTTCGGAAGCATTTGAACGCTATTCTGGCCCCGATTTCCTTCACCACAATCCATATTTTAAAGGTGATGCTCACTCTCTAATGGTGGCAATGGAAGAAAACGCAAAGGAAAGTCCGAATAAAACGATGGAGATTCACCATGCTGTTGAAGAGAATAACACCGTCGTTATTCACTCCCACATTAAACAGCACCATGAGGACCTTGGAGCCGCGGTGGTCCACATTTTCCGTTTCCATGACAACAAAATCGCCGAAGTCTGGGACACAGGCCAAGCTGTACCTCAAGACTCCCCAAATGAAAACGGGATGTTTTAG
- a CDS encoding HD domain-containing protein produces MLLYDELYGEYVIEDVLAELVRSLPVQRLKGVHQGGASYLVNPDWNVTRYEHSIGVMLLIRRLGGSVEEQIAGLLHDVSHTAFSHVIDLVLDYPEENYHELIFQKVIANSEIPSILNNYHYRDKDILHDDSKWTLLEQLAPELCADRIDYTLRDMYQYGKITLQEAHEFLEQLTVINGRIYIKDIQAAEWFVETYYKEVIDFFMNPLNVYGYVMLTDVLKTALAQNVLNEEDFLGTDQEILAKIKAEGSDRLPSLLQKISEKVILEENPKDYDIHHKGKVRLIDPSVVTEHGLVKASKLSEKIRSQGEAARCKAVEGIFLKVQKQ; encoded by the coding sequence ATGTTACTTTATGACGAATTATATGGAGAGTATGTAATTGAGGATGTTTTGGCTGAACTGGTGAGAAGCTTGCCAGTTCAGCGGTTAAAAGGCGTGCATCAGGGCGGTGCGTCGTATTTGGTGAATCCAGATTGGAATGTGACGAGGTATGAGCATTCCATTGGAGTGATGCTGTTGATTCGTAGGCTTGGTGGTTCGGTAGAGGAGCAGATCGCTGGACTGTTGCATGACGTTTCGCACACGGCTTTTTCCCACGTCATTGACCTTGTTCTTGACTATCCGGAAGAAAACTATCATGAATTAATTTTTCAAAAGGTGATTGCGAACTCGGAGATTCCTTCTATTCTAAATAACTATCATTACCGGGATAAAGACATTCTCCATGATGACTCAAAGTGGACCCTGCTCGAGCAATTAGCACCTGAGCTTTGTGCGGACCGCATTGATTACACATTAAGGGATATGTACCAGTACGGAAAGATAACGCTTCAAGAAGCACATGAATTTTTAGAGCAGCTCACCGTCATCAATGGCCGAATTTACATAAAAGACATCCAAGCAGCCGAGTGGTTCGTGGAGACCTATTACAAGGAAGTTATCGATTTCTTTATGAATCCGTTGAATGTTTATGGCTATGTCATGCTGACAGATGTCCTGAAAACGGCCCTTGCTCAAAACGTCCTTAACGAAGAGGATTTTCTCGGCACAGATCAAGAAATTTTAGCAAAAATAAAAGCAGAAGGTAGCGACCGCCTTCCATCTCTACTACAAAAAATATCTGAAAAAGTGATTTTGGAGGAAAACCCTAAGGATTACGACATTCATCATAAAGGAAAGGTCAGACTGATTGATCCTTCTGTTGTTACAGAACACGGGTTAGTGAAGGCTTCAAAGCTTTCAGAAAAAATCCGCAGCCAAGGAGAAGCTGCTCGATGTAAGGCTGTGGAAGGCATTTTCTTAAAGGTGCAAAAACAGTAG
- a CDS encoding nucleotidyltransferase domain-containing protein, which translates to MMRLAPMDAAKRFVEEYHPDCEFALFAGSAAKGVATESSDLDILVFYESQPNTRESYERYNWKIESFVHNFASYKEFFAMERKTGRPVLANMINEGIILKDSPAIGSVKEYAGRYLQEGPEPLTPAYIEASRYFTFDLVDDFVDAKNEEEALFTLNLLSTQVAEFLLRYNGQWIGRGKGLVRALKAYDQEMAERYFHSLKEFYQENNKQPFVELIYEIYEPLGGPVFDGFKR; encoded by the coding sequence ATGATGAGATTAGCGCCAATGGATGCAGCGAAGCGTTTTGTTGAGGAGTATCATCCGGATTGTGAGTTTGCCCTGTTTGCCGGAAGTGCTGCGAAAGGGGTAGCGACAGAGAGTTCTGATTTAGATATTTTGGTATTTTATGAGAGTCAGCCTAACACGCGGGAAAGCTATGAGCGATACAATTGGAAAATCGAGTCTTTCGTTCATAACTTCGCTTCCTATAAAGAATTTTTTGCAATGGAGAGAAAAACTGGGCGACCTGTATTGGCAAACATGATAAACGAAGGCATTATTTTAAAGGATAGCCCGGCCATCGGTTCTGTTAAAGAGTATGCAGGCCGTTATTTGCAGGAAGGTCCGGAGCCGTTAACACCTGCTTATATAGAAGCCTCTCGATATTTTACTTTTGATCTAGTAGATGACTTTGTTGATGCGAAAAATGAGGAGGAAGCATTGTTCACATTGAACCTACTTTCCACACAGGTTGCTGAATTTTTGCTTCGCTACAACGGGCAGTGGATTGGCAGGGGGAAGGGGTTAGTGAGGGCATTAAAAGCTTATGACCAAGAGATGGCAGAGCGCTATTTTCACAGTTTGAAAGAATTTTATCAAGAAAATAACAAGCAACCCTTTGTAGAGTTGATTTATGAAATCTATGAGCCTCTTGGTGGGCCGGTGTTTGATGGGTTTAAGCGGTAG
- the rarD gene encoding EamA family transporter RarD, whose protein sequence is MSDTAGNKEFGIGILCAGLSYILWGFLPLFWKLVDDVPAGEILAHRIVWSLVFMLLILVVIRKVPTFTFELKALVTNRKRFFAISLASIFISINWGLYIWAVNADRVIEASLGYYINPLVSILLAVIVLKEKLSGLQTLSIILAGVGVLVLTISYGTFPWVAIMLAVSFAFYGLIKKMVQVGALVGLAIETLLITPFALIFLTYVHRSADGAGAFGESFGLTALLMFAGVVTAIPLLLFATGAKRIPLSMVGLLQYFAPTIKLILGVYLFNEPFTNAHLIAFTCIWSALAIYTLSLRKWRRRDGSLASVKG, encoded by the coding sequence ATGAGTGATACAGCAGGAAATAAAGAGTTTGGAATTGGCATCTTGTGTGCAGGGTTATCGTATATATTGTGGGGCTTTCTCCCATTGTTTTGGAAGCTGGTGGATGATGTACCAGCTGGGGAAATTTTAGCGCACCGAATTGTTTGGTCGCTTGTTTTTATGTTGTTGATTTTGGTCGTGATTCGGAAAGTGCCAACGTTCACCTTTGAGTTAAAAGCACTTGTGACCAATCGGAAGCGGTTTTTTGCCATATCTTTAGCCTCGATATTTATTAGCATAAATTGGGGTCTCTACATCTGGGCAGTAAACGCAGACCGAGTGATTGAGGCGAGCCTTGGTTACTACATCAACCCGCTTGTTAGTATTTTACTAGCCGTCATTGTCTTGAAGGAGAAACTCTCAGGCTTGCAAACTCTTTCTATTATTTTAGCTGGAGTTGGCGTGCTGGTGTTGACGATTAGCTACGGAACGTTTCCATGGGTAGCCATCATGCTTGCGGTGAGCTTTGCTTTTTATGGATTGATTAAAAAAATGGTCCAGGTTGGCGCATTGGTTGGGCTTGCGATTGAAACGCTACTCATTACGCCGTTTGCGTTGATTTTCCTAACGTATGTGCATCGAAGCGCAGATGGAGCAGGTGCGTTCGGGGAGAGCTTCGGGCTCACTGCGTTACTTATGTTTGCTGGAGTCGTCACAGCCATCCCGTTACTGCTTTTCGCAACGGGAGCCAAACGCATTCCACTATCGATGGTCGGTTTGCTTCAATACTTTGCTCCAACGATTAAATTAATTCTCGGAGTCTACCTCTTCAACGAACCATTCACAAATGCGCACCTCATTGCATTTACCTGCATCTGGAGCGCACTCGCTATCTACACGTTGAGCTTGCGAAAATGGAGGCGGAGGGACGGTTCTCTTGCCTCGGTGAAGGGATGA